The proteins below are encoded in one region of Coffea arabica cultivar ET-39 chromosome 4c, Coffea Arabica ET-39 HiFi, whole genome shotgun sequence:
- the LOC113739927 gene encoding protein EXECUTER 2, chloroplastic-like, which translates to MAVANTWATGHSSTVPIHQLRPTLNSSSSSSSSLSEQLIFAKNNKKSISSLNFSRKGWLFIGKNNKKSRLYCLGSNNNDEGSSSSLASYTGFDDENSNNSPPPASEWDWNLWVRHISEIEQAESYASVLKFQLEDAIEREDFQEAAKLKTAIREATLKDSIAEIMSELKNAVDEERYHDASRLCHTTGSGLVGWWVGYPKDSDDPFGRLIRITPGMGRFLGRCYSPRQLINASPGTPLFEIYVVKDVNNTYKMQVVFLQRVKGSGANSSSSSDSKSNKGLSAAEIENASVVDVEANEKEAEKVDEKSIEVEEAAEEGIRSVINFLKDKIPELKVKVMKINVSEEVTEDSDVKRLMEEDNENAISAENSEEEASDLDGVQPDQVAAGENSDTVDEGKDLDSKLFIGGVLHNKEDISTKDEYVRVPAEIKDMEKDSFMLHISKRHQDDDAEENIASKFKLAAVAAAQDVSKLMPPEVAKAFWSSDKFSSKISRDVREIVKLAVSQAQKRTRLSEYTNFSRITTSKGDLDPFDGLYVGAFGPYGTEVVQLRRKYGNWNATSTKESSDMEFFEYVEAVKLTGDLNVPAGQVTFRARIGKASRISNRGMYPDELGVVASYKGQGRIAEFGFRNPKWVEGELLQLNGKGMGPYIKGADLGFLYVVPEQSFLVLFSRLKLPD; encoded by the exons ATGGCTGTGGCCAACACTTGGGCCACAGGGCATTCTTCCACTGTCCCAATTCATCAATTAAGGCCAACCCttaattcttcttcttcatcctcATCATCTTTGTCAGAGCAGTTGATATTTGCCAAGAATAATAAGAAGTCTATTAGCAGtcttaatttttcaagaaaagggtGGTTGTTCATTGGGAAGAACAATAAGAAGTCAAGGCTTTATTGCCTTGGCAGCAACAATAATGATGAgggttcttcttcttctttggccTCCTATACTGGATTTGATGATGAAAATAGCAATAATTCTCCTCCTCCAGCATCAGAATGGGATTGGAATTTGTGGGTTCGCCATATTTCAGAGATTGAGCAAGCAGAGAGCTATGCTTCTGTGTTAAAG TTCCAACTAGAAGATGCAATAGAGAGGGAGGACTTTCAAGAAGCTGCAAAGTTGAAAACAGCCATTCGAGAAGCAACATTGAAGGATAGCATTGCTGAAATTATGTCAGAATTGAAG AATGCAGTAGATGAAGAGCGCTACCACGATGCTTCGAGATTGTGTCATACTACGGGAAGTGGACTG GTTGGTTGGTGGGTTGGCTATCCAAAGGATTCTGATGATCCCTTTGGCAGACTGATTCGTATAACTCCTGGAATGGGCAGATTTCTTGGAAGATGTTATAGTCCAAG ACAACTTATCAATGCATCTCCTGGAACACCTTTATTTGAGATTTATGTAGTGAAAGATGTGAATAACACATACAAGATGCAG GTAGTATTCCTGCAGCGAGTCAAGGGAAGTGGAGCAAATTCAAGTTCATCATCTGATTCTAAATCCAATAAGGGTCTCTCAGCTGCTGAAATTGAGAATGCATCAGTTGTTGATGTTGAAGCAAATGAGAAGGAAGCTGAAAAGGTTGATGAAAAGAGCATAGAAGTTGAGGAAGCTGCTGAGGAAGGAATACGAAGTGTGATAAATTTTCTCAAAGACAAAATTCCGGAACTGAAAGTGAAAGTGATGAAAATAAATGTCTCAGAAGAGGTAACAGAGGATAGTGATGTCAAGCGGTTGATGGAAGAAGACAATGAAAATGCAATTTCAGCTGAAAATTCTGAAGAGGAAGCTAGTGATTTGGATGGTGTACAACCGGATCAAGTTGCTGCTGGAGAAAATAGTGACACAGTTGATGAAGGAAAAGATTTAGATTCAAAGCTTTTCATTGGAGGAGTTTTACACAATAAAGAAGACATCTCTACCAAGGATGAGTATGTTCGTGTACCAGCTGAAATTAAAGACATGGAAAAAGATTCTTTTATGCTACATATTTCTAAGAGACATCAGGATGATGATGCAGAAGAAAATATTGCCTCCAAGTTCAAATTAGCTGCTGTTGCTGCAGCACAAGATGTTTCCAAACTTATGCCTCCAGAAGTGGCTAAGGCATTTTGGAGTTCTGATAAATTTTCTTCCAAG ATTTCAAGAGATGTACGTGAAATAGTCAAGCTTGCTGTCAGTCAGGCACAGAAGAGGACTAGATTATCAGAGTACACAAACTTCAGTCGAATTACCACCTCTAAAGGTGATCTAGATCCATTTGATG GTCTATATGTTGGTGCTTTTGGACCGTATGGTACTGAGGTGGTTCAATTAAGGCGTAAGTATGGTAATTGGAATGCCACTAGCACTAAAGAATCTTCGGATATGGAGTTCTTTGAATATGTTGAGGCAGTAAAGCTAACGGGGGATCTGAATGTTCCTGCTGGCCAG GTCACATTTCGTGCTAGGATTGGGAAAGCAAGTCGCATTTCTAATAGAGGAATGTATCCCGATGAATTAGGTGTG GTGGCCAGTTACAAAGGTCAAGGAAGAATAGCTGAATTCGGGTTCCGAAATCCGAAGTGGGTTGAGGGGGAGCTTTTACAACTCAATGGCAAG GGCATGGGGCCATATATTAAAGGTGCAGATCTTGGTTTCCTCTATGTTGTTCCAGAGCAAAGTTTTCTTGTACTTTTCAGTCGCTTGAAATTGCCCGATTGA